One window of the Piliocolobus tephrosceles isolate RC106 chromosome 17, ASM277652v3, whole genome shotgun sequence genome contains the following:
- the DDX28 gene encoding probable ATP-dependent RNA helicase DDX28, producing the protein MALSRPVRLFSLVARLILVPRRGLTGRSPDEPLAVVRIPVALQRQLEQRQSRRLNLPRPVLVRPGRLLVSARRPEFNQPARLTLGRWESAPLASQGWKSRRARRDHFSIERAQQEAPAVQKLSSEGNFADLGLEPRVLHALQEVAPEVVQPTTVQSSTIPQLLRGRHVLCAAETGSGKTLSYLLPLFQRLVGQPSLDSLRIPAPRGLVLVPSRELAQQVRAVAQPLGRSLGLLVRDLEGGHGMRSIRMQLSRQPSADVLVATPGALWKALKSRLISLEQLSFLVLDEADTLLDESFLELVDYILEKSHIANGPADLEDRFNPKAQLVLVGATFPEGVGQLLNKVASPDAVTTITSSKLHCIMPHVKQTFLRLKGADKVAELVHILKHHNRAERTGPSGTVLVFCNSSSTVNWLGYILDDHKIQHLRLQGQMPALMRAGIFQSFQKSSRDILLCTDIASRGLDSTGVELVVNYDFPPTLQDYIHRAGRVGRVGSEVPGTVISFVTHPWDVSLVQKIELAARRRRSLPGLVSSVKEPLPQQPDFDKSD; encoded by the coding sequence ATGGCTCTATCGCGGCCGGTGAGGCTCTTTTCTCTCGTGGCTCGGTTGATCCTGGTGCCCCGACGAGGTCTCACGGGCCGTAGTCCCGACGAACCCCTGGCGGTGGTGCGCATTCCAGTGGCTCTACAGCGGCAGTTGGAACAACGGCAGAGCAGGCGGCTGAACCTCCCGAGGCCGGTGCTGGTTCGACCTGGACGGCTGCTGGTCTCGGCGCGGCGGCCGGAGTTCAACCAGCCGGCGCGCCTCACACTGGGCCGCTGGGAGAGCGCGCCGCTAGCCTCTCAAGGCTGGAAGAGTCGACGCGCGCGTCGGGACCACTTCTCCATCGAGCGCGCGCAACAGGAGGCGCCAGCTGTGCAAAAGCTCTCGTCCGAGGGCAACTTTGCTGACTTGGGCCTGGAGCCGCGTGTGCTGCACGCACTACAGGAGGTTGCGCCTGAAGTCGTTCAGCCCACAACCGTGCAGTCTAGCACCATCCCCCAACTACTTCGCGGCCGCCACGTCCTTTGCGCCGCAGAAACCGGCAGTGGCAAGACTCTCAGCTACCTCCTGCCGCTGTTTCAACGGCTTGTGGGCCAGCCAAGCCTGGACTCCCTTCGTATCCCCGCTCCCCGAGGCCTAGTCCTTGTTCCTTCCCGAGAACTGGCCCAACAGGTGCGGGCTGTGGCCCAACCCTTGGGCCGCTCCTTGGGCCTGCTGGTGCGGGACCTGGAGGGAGGCCACGGCATGCGTAGTATCAGGATGCAATTGTCCAGACAACCTTCAGCAGATGTGCTAGTGGCCACTCCAGGGGCTCTGTGGAAGGCCCTGAAAAGTCGACTGATTAGTCTGGAGCAACTCTCGTTCTTGGTTTTGGATGAGGCTGACACACTGCTGGATGAAAGCTTCCTGGAACTAGTGGACTACATCTTAGAGAAGAGCCACATAGCAAACGGCCCAGCTGACTTGGAAGACCGCTTCAATCCCAAAGCTCAGTTAGTGCTGGTAGGAGCCACATTTCCCGAAGGTGTAGGCCAGTTGCTGAATAAAGTCGCCAGCCCAGATGCTGTCACCACCATCACCAGCTCCAAGCTCCACTGTATCATGCCTCATGTGAAACAGACATTTCTGAGACTGAAGGGAGCAGATAAGGTAGCCGAGCTGGTGCACATTCTCAAGCATCATAACAGAGCAGAAAGGACTGGCCCCTCAGGAACTGTTCTGGTGTTCTGTAATAGCTCCAGCACTGTGAACTGGCTGGGATATATTCTGGATGACCACAAAATCCAACACCTAAGGTTGCAGGGGCAAATGCCAGCCTTAATGAGGGCAGGAATCTTCCAGTCCTTCCAGAAGAGCTCCCGAGACATACTTCTCTGCACAGACATAGCCTCTCGGGGCCTGGACAGCACTGGTGTGGAGCTGGTTGTCAATTATGATTTCCCCCCAACGCTGCAAGATTACATCCACAGAGCAGGGAGAGTGGGCCGTGTGGGGAGCGAGGTTCCAGGCACCGTCATCAGTTTTGTGACCCATCCCTGGGATGTGAGCCTGGTTCAGAAGATTGAGCTGGCGGCTCGCCGAAGGAGAAGTCTTCCAGGACTAGTATCCTCGGTGAAAGAGCCTTTGCCGCAGCAACCTGATTTTGACAAATCTGATTAA